The genomic interval AACGGGTAAAAAATTGTCTCCTCGTAAAATTATGATGGATACAAGAGATCGTTTGACGGAAGTAGGAAAAAATATTGACGCCAATAAAGGTGTTTTTGTTCCCGATAATAAATCACTTTTAAACGATTATATTACTCCAGAAGAATTATGGGCTTGTACATCTTGTAATGCTTGTGTAGAGGAATGTCCTGTAAATATTAGTCCGTTATCTATTATTATGGATATGCGTCGTTATCTGGTTATGGAACAAAGTGCTGCTCCAATGTCATTAAACGCGATGATGACTAATATTGAAAATAATGGTGCGCCTTGGCAGTATAGCCAGCAAGACCGTTTGAATTGGAAAAACGAGAATTAAGATTTATTGTTTATTCGGTTAGTTGTTTAACCGTTTAATCAATTTTAAAATAATACTTCGGTTTTTATAAAATTGTGATTTTGCTTTTAGCGATTAAACAATTCAACGATTAACCGATTAAACAAAGTGAGAGAGATGTCAGAAAGTTTAGTGGTGCCAACAATGGCAGAAATGCTTGCCGAAGGGAAACAACCAGAAGTTTTGTTTTGGGTAGGTTGCGCAGGAAGTTTTGATGATAGAGCAAAAAAAATTACTAAAGCGTTTGTGCGAATTTTGAATCGTACGAATGTTTCTTTTGCAGTTTTAGGTACAGAAGAAAGCTGTACTGGAGATCCTGCAAAAAGAGCTGGAAACGAATTTTTGTTTCAGATGCAGGCGATGATGAATATTGAAGTTCTGAATGCTTATGAAGCAAAGAAAATTGTAACAGCTTGTCCTCATTGTTTTAATACTTTAAAAAATGAATATCCTGAATTAGGAGGTAATTACGAAGTTATTCATCATACAGAATTTCTAAAATCATTAATTGAT from Flavobacterium sp. YJ01 carries:
- a CDS encoding (Fe-S)-binding protein, which translates into the protein MSESLVVPTMAEMLAEGKQPEVLFWVGCAGSFDDRAKKITKAFVRILNRTNVSFAVLGTEESCTGDPAKRAGNEFLFQMQAMMNIEVLNAYEAKKIVTACPHCFNTLKNEYPELGGNYEVIHHTEFLKSLIDDGRLTVEGGQFKGKKITFHDPCYLGRANKVYEAPRDLIEKLDVELVEMKRSKANGLCCGAGGAQMFKDAEPGNKEVNVLRTEDALEVQPDIIAAGCPFCNTMLTDGIKHAHKEGEIKVMDVAELIANAQDL